Genomic DNA from candidate division KSB1 bacterium:
CAAGGGAAGTCAATGAATTGATTCGGCAGGCTGCAGACAAAGCCGCACGCGAAACCGATTCCGAACCTGAACCCGGGCTAACGGAAGAGATCAACTGGCCGATTGAAGTAAAGTTGCAAAGAGGTCTCGCAGGGGCGATTTCCAATACAACTCAAATTGGTTACGTCAACGGCGCTAAAGGGTGGTTGATTTACCGCGGATATAATTGTTTTGATTTGGCAGAAAAATCGAGCTTTGAAGAGACGTGTTATTTGCTACTCTACGGAAAACTGCCCAACTCCTCTGAGTTGAACGCTTTTGACGAAAAACTCAAAAAATACCGTACTGTTCCCCAGCCAGTACTCGATGTTTTAAAAATGATTCCCACAAAATCGAGTCACCCCATGTCAGCTTTGGCAACCACTATTTCTATGCTTGGCAATTTAGATGCACAGTCGGAGGACACTTCCGTTGAAAATGAAACCGAAATTTCTCTCAAACTGATTTCACAAATGGCGACGTTAGCCGGGGCCATTGGTAGAATCCGTGAAGGAAAAGACCAGGTGTCGCCAAATCCGGAATTGAGTCATGCGGGAAACTTCCTTTATATGCTAACCGGCAACGTTCCTGACGAAATGAGTGAGCGCATCATGGATGTTTCTCTGATTTTGCACGCCGATCACGGTATGAATGCGTCGACTTTTACAACAATGGTGGTAAATTCTTCTTTGTCCGATATGTACAGTTCAGTCGTCGGCGGAATCTGCAGTTTGAAAGGTCCCTTGCATGGCGGTGCGAACGAACAAGTTGTGCTCAGTTTACAGGAAATCGGCAGCGTTGACAATGTCAATACGTGGTATCAGAAAAAACGCGCAGCCAAAGAGAAAGTGATGGGATTTGGACACCGCGTTTACAAAGCTTACGATCCCCGCGCAAGAATATTTGGCCCCATTGCAAAGCTCCTGGCTGAAAAGAATACTGAAAATAAGATCATTTATGAAATCGCTGCAAAACTGGAAGAAATAGTAGTTTCTGAATTAGGCATGGAACGAAAGATTTTTCCGAACGTTGATTTTTACTCGGGAATTATTTACAAAGCGATGGGCATTGACACGAACATGTTTACGCCTATTTTTGCGGTCAGCAGAATTGCCGGCTGGACTGCACGAGCGTTGGAATATTTGGCCGACAATCGTCTGTTCAGGCCGCGAGCGGTTTACACCGGACCGACAAAAATTGATTATAAGCCTATCGCGGAAAGATAGAAATATTTTTTATTAACGCGTAGGCTGTAAGTAATAGTATTTTGAGAGGGAGGAGAGTTTACCTCCCTTTTTTCGTGGAATTATTGAATGGATTCAATTAAGTATATTGAAAGGACGCAAAGCATGAAAACCGGCGGTGATTTTCTTACCAAACAAATCTGCACCGAAGAGATTTTTACTCGCGAGAAGTTCTCACCCGAACAAGAAGAAATCGCTAAAACAGTAGAAGAGTTTGCACGAGAGCGAATTCGTCCCAACAAGCAGGAGATCGAGAAATACAACAAAGATCTGTCTCTCCAACTGCTGAGAGAATGCGGTGAGCTTGGCCTTTTAAGCGTCGATATTCCGGAAAAGTATGACGGTCTTGGCCTCGACAAAGTCACATCCGCCATCGTAGCGGAAACTATGGGATTCGGGTTATGTGCCTCTTTTTCCGCAACCATGGGCGCGCATTCCGGTATCGGCACCCTGCCGATCGTCTTTTTTGGAAACGACCCCCAAAGGGGAAAATATCTTCCGAAGCTTGGCACCGCTGAGCTGGTCTCCGCCTACTGTTTAACCGAACCCGAATCCGGGTCCGACGCATTAGCTGCGAAAAGCACGGCAGTTTTATCCGAAGATGGCAAAAACTATGTGCTGAATGGTACCAAGCAGTTCATCACCAATGCCAGTTGGGCCGATCTGTTTATCATTTTTGCCAATGTCGACGGTAAATTTACCGGCTTCATTGTCGAGCGCACCACGCCGGGTTTGTCCATTGGGCCCGAGGAGAAAAAGATGGGCATCAAAGGGTCGTCAACCTGCACGGTTTATCTGGAAAATGTCCACGTACCGGTTGAAAATGTTCTGGGAGAAATCGGTCAAGGTGCCGCGATTGCGTTTAACACGCTGAATATCGGCCGGTTTAAATTAGGAGCCGGGACTTTAGGTGCTTGCAAAGCTGCAACTGAGGAAACTCTGCAATACGCTTCGGAAAGAAAACAGTTTGGACAATCGATTAGAAATTTTGATGTCATCAAAGGGTATTTTGCGGATATGGTTATTCGCACATTTGCACTTGACAGCATTATTTATAAAACCGTCGGGCTCATCGACCAAGCTGTCTCTGAAATCGATGAGTCCTCACCGACTTACAACAAAGAAGTTGCCGAAGCCATTGAAAGATACGCCATCGAAGCCTCGATTTGTAAAGTTGTGGGCAGTGAAACCCTGTGGTTTGTAGCAGACAAAGGCCTGCAAATTTACGGCGGCTACGGCTTTATCGAAGAGTATCCTATGGCTTCTGTTTTGCGTGATAACCGTATAGATAGAATTTTTGAAGGAACCAATGAAATCAATCGTCAAATCATCTCGGGTTATTTCTTGAAAAAAGCGCTGATGGAAGAACTGCCGATTAGAGAGAAAATAAAAGAGAATGGCAATGGGCTCGCCGGGATGGATGATCATTTGGACGTTCTTTCTAAGGAAAAACGTGGAATCGAAGCAGCCAAGGCAGCGGTGCTTTATGTCTTTAATGAAGCCATTTGTAAATACGGACAAGACCTTCCCAATGAGCAGCAGATCGGCTCTTTGCTCAGCGATTTGTTTTCGGATATTTATTTGGTGGACAGCGTTCTCAAAAGGGTGATTCAAAAGTTTGCCACTTCTGAAGTCGATCGCAATTGGCTGGCAATTGCCCGCGTTTTTTCTGCTGAAAAGTTCTATGAAATAAGTTCGTCATGCAAAAAAATAATTTCTTCTATTTTAGAAAACAAAGCATTGGAAGATGGACTAAGCGGCTTAGATACATTTGACAAAAAAATGCATTTGACGACAAATGTATTTGAGTTGAAGCGTCAAGTTGCAGAAAATTTGTATGAAAAGAATTAATAAACCTTGTAGGTTTTCAAAACCTACAAGGTTTAAGATCCAAAATAAAAGGAGCACAAAATGTCAAATCAGGATAGATTTACGGTAATAATCGATGCGGCGCGCAGTCCAATCGGCGTTAAAAACGGCAAGCTGGTTGGGATTCGTGCTGATGATTTGGCCGCGCAAGTGATCAAAGGTTTGCTGGAAAGAAACCCGAAATTTCCCAAAGCTAAAATCGAGGATGTGGTTTTAGGGTGTGCTTTTCCAGAAGCGTCTCAGGGCATGCTGATCGCTCGTGGTGTATCAGTTCTTGCCGGTATTCCTGAGCAGGCTGGCGCGAAGGTGGTCAACCGTTTTTGTGGATCTTCCATGGATGCAGTTCACCAGGTCGACCGCGCCATTTTAGTCGGTGACATCGAGGCAGGAATTGGCGGCGGTGTCGAGGATATGTTTTCCATACCCATGGGTGGGTTTAATCCGAGCCTTAATCCGAAATTAGCAGAAATGCAGTTTTACATGGGCATGGGGGAGACCGCTGAGAATCTCGCTAAAGATGGCAATATCAGCCGAGAGGCACAGGATAAATTCGCAGTTGATTCACACGAAAAAGCGCTGGACGCCTTGAAAAACAATCGCTTTGAAAAAGAAATTATTCCGATTCAAGTGAACGGCACAATTGTCAAGCAGGACGAAGGTCCGCGCCAACCTGATTTGGAAAAAATAAAATCACTTGCGCCCGCTTTTCTCAAAGATGGCAGCGTCACCGCAGCTACCAGCAGTCCTTTTTCAATGGGCGCTTCAGCCATGTTGCTGGCCAGTAATGAAATGGCTCTCGAATTAGATTTGCAGCCAAAGGCGAAAATAGTCGCCCGCGCATTCGCAGGTGTCGATTGGAAGCGTATGGGCATGGGCCCAATTCCAGCGACTGAAAAAGCCCTGAAGAGGGCCGGCATGACTATCAACGATATAGACGTGATTGAGTTAAACGAGGCATTCGCAGCTCAATCTATATATGTTATTGAAAAAGCTGGCTGGCCAATGGACAAAGTTAACTTGAACGGCGGTGCTATTGCATTGGGTCATCCACTTGGGTGTTCGGGTGCACGAATTTTAACCACGTTGCTGAACGTCATGGAACAAAAGAAAGCCAGAACGGGTCTCGCCACCATGTGCATCGGCGGCGGTCAAGGAATCGCAACTATCATAGAGAGAGTGTAGGGCAAAAACCTTGCAGGTTTTTAAAACCTGCAAGGTTTAAAGAATGGAGATACAACATGGCAGAAAAAATCGAAAAAGTTGCGGTTCTCGGTGCCGGGGTGATGGGGGCGCAATTGGCAGCGCATTTGTCAAATGCAGGCCTTCCTTCTTATCTGTTTGACATTTCTCAAGAAGTGGCCGAAGAAGGGTTGCAAAACGCTTTGAAACTTAAGCCCGCACCTTTTTATAATCCCAGGACGGCCGGCCTGATCACACCTTGCAATTATGACGACCACATCGAAAAACTCCGCGAAGTAGATTGGGTGTTGGAAGCGGTCGTCGAGCGCCTGGACATCAAGCATTCGCTTTTTAATCGGATGGCGCCATACTTAAAAGAAAACGCAGTGGTTTCTTCCAATACTTCCGGGCTTTCCATAAAAAATATGATGGAAGGTATGCCGGAGAACTTACAAAAGCGCTTTCTGGTGACTCACTTTTTTAACCCGCCAAGATATATGCGACTTTTGGAGATTGTCGCGGGGGAGCAGACCCATCCAAAATGTATTGATTTGCTCTCTGATTTCTGCGAGAGTACTCTTGGTAAAGGCCTCGTCATTGCCAAAGATACGCCCAATTTCATCGCCAATCGCATCGGCACTTTTGGCATGATGCTGAGCTTGAAGTTGGCGCAAGAGATGAAATTGGCTGTTGAGGAGGTAGACAAAATCACTGGAACCATTATCGGGCGGGCCAAGAGCGCGACTTTCCGGACTGCGGATGTTGTGGGCCTTGATACTTTGGCGCACGTTGCCAGAAACACTTACGAATTTTGCCCGGATGATGAGTCTCGTGAAATTTTTCAGGTGCCGGATGTTCTGCAGAAGATGCTGGATAACGGCCAATTGGGACAGAAGACCCGGAAAGGGTTTTATCAAAAAGTCGGTAAAGAAATTCTCTCGTTGAATTTTGAAACGCTTGAATATGGCCCGCAAAAGCAAGTGCGTTTTGACGGCTACCGCGTGGCAAAGGGATTTACTGATACTGCAAAACGAATCAATGCTCTGGCTTATAGCGAGGATGCCGCCGGAAAATTCTTCTGGGAGCTTCTGGCCGGCACTTTGATTTACACCGCCAATCGCGTAGGGGAAATCGCCGATGATATTGTCAACATCGATAACGCCAT
This window encodes:
- a CDS encoding acyl-CoA dehydrogenase family protein, whose translation is MDSIKYIERTQSMKTGGDFLTKQICTEEIFTREKFSPEQEEIAKTVEEFARERIRPNKQEIEKYNKDLSLQLLRECGELGLLSVDIPEKYDGLGLDKVTSAIVAETMGFGLCASFSATMGAHSGIGTLPIVFFGNDPQRGKYLPKLGTAELVSAYCLTEPESGSDALAAKSTAVLSEDGKNYVLNGTKQFITNASWADLFIIFANVDGKFTGFIVERTTPGLSIGPEEKKMGIKGSSTCTVYLENVHVPVENVLGEIGQGAAIAFNTLNIGRFKLGAGTLGACKAATEETLQYASERKQFGQSIRNFDVIKGYFADMVIRTFALDSIIYKTVGLIDQAVSEIDESSPTYNKEVAEAIERYAIEASICKVVGSETLWFVADKGLQIYGGYGFIEEYPMASVLRDNRIDRIFEGTNEINRQIISGYFLKKALMEELPIREKIKENGNGLAGMDDHLDVLSKEKRGIEAAKAAVLYVFNEAICKYGQDLPNEQQIGSLLSDLFSDIYLVDSVLKRVIQKFATSEVDRNWLAIARVFSAEKFYEISSSCKKIISSILENKALEDGLSGLDTFDKKMHLTTNVFELKRQVAENLYEKN
- a CDS encoding thiolase family protein, whose protein sequence is MSNQDRFTVIIDAARSPIGVKNGKLVGIRADDLAAQVIKGLLERNPKFPKAKIEDVVLGCAFPEASQGMLIARGVSVLAGIPEQAGAKVVNRFCGSSMDAVHQVDRAILVGDIEAGIGGGVEDMFSIPMGGFNPSLNPKLAEMQFYMGMGETAENLAKDGNISREAQDKFAVDSHEKALDALKNNRFEKEIIPIQVNGTIVKQDEGPRQPDLEKIKSLAPAFLKDGSVTAATSSPFSMGASAMLLASNEMALELDLQPKAKIVARAFAGVDWKRMGMGPIPATEKALKRAGMTINDIDVIELNEAFAAQSIYVIEKAGWPMDKVNLNGGAIALGHPLGCSGARILTTLLNVMEQKKARTGLATMCIGGGQGIATIIERV
- a CDS encoding citrate synthase/methylcitrate synthase is translated as MSAREVNELIRQAADKAARETDSEPEPGLTEEINWPIEVKLQRGLAGAISNTTQIGYVNGAKGWLIYRGYNCFDLAEKSSFEETCYLLLYGKLPNSSELNAFDEKLKKYRTVPQPVLDVLKMIPTKSSHPMSALATTISMLGNLDAQSEDTSVENETEISLKLISQMATLAGAIGRIREGKDQVSPNPELSHAGNFLYMLTGNVPDEMSERIMDVSLILHADHGMNASTFTTMVVNSSLSDMYSSVVGGICSLKGPLHGGANEQVVLSLQEIGSVDNVNTWYQKKRAAKEKVMGFGHRVYKAYDPRARIFGPIAKLLAEKNTENKIIYEIAAKLEEIVVSELGMERKIFPNVDFYSGIIYKAMGIDTNMFTPIFAVSRIAGWTARALEYLADNRLFRPRAVYTGPTKIDYKPIAER